AAGATGGCAAAGAtcgcctttttaaaaaatttttattttatattggatgtAGTTGATTTCCAATCGTTGTGTTAGATCTTTTCTTCTCGGTttgtagttttagcttttatatttaagCCTATGATCCATTTAgcgttaatttttgtgtgtggcaaAACACCAATTTTTagagggtgggagaaatgggaagaGCCCTGAAGGATAAATAGATTCTGAAGAAAATTATGTTTTCGAAGCTATGAAAGGAGCAGGTGGAGTCGTATGCGCTGGAAATCGTCTGATTATGGCTGCAAAGTAGTTACTGGCTATGGAAGTTTACTGAGTATCCACTCTGTGCCCAACACATCCCTTTTGCTCTCAAGTTGTTTGGTTTCTTGAGTGGGGGTAGATTATGCTTCGAGGAAATGTACGGATAAGAGAAAAGCTGATGGTGGATCGAGTGGAGACTTCTTGTTTTTGAGGCGCGGGCTCGTTTGTATGATGGAGTAAAgaacaacagaatgaaaagggcGTGAGATGGAGGTGGACAGAGTGTAGTTGCTGGGCCAGGGCCCTGAAAGGCAGAGAAGAATGGGACCCACAGCCTAGTGGAGGGGCTAATTCAGACGTAGAGGGACCCACACGCACCAGACAGGGCTCCAGGCAGGAAGATGGGGAAGATGACTTGCGGGTCGTAGACGGGGTATCCTCGCAAACCTGAGagctggaggagagaaggaattAAGTTTAACAAGGGCCACCTAAAGCCTATGTAAGGCAGGACTTTGCAAGTGGGAGGTTTGCCTGAGAGAAAGTGTCATTGGGGCCCGTCACGTGGGAGGCAAGATCGTCTCCGGACCCCAGGCGCCAGACCCCAGTGCGTTGCCCAGCGCGACGTCCGGACTACACGCTCCAGGATGCATCGGGGCCGGCGCAGGAAGCGGCCAGCCCGGAGCGGCTCCCCATTGGAGGCGGCGGCGACGGTGACGCGCCCACCAGAAGGCCCGCCTCCGCCCTGGGACTCGGAGGAGTGAGGTATTCCCGGCGGCGTCATGCGTCCGGAAAAGGCCCTGTCTTGGTACCGGCGCATGTCTATGCTGTACGGACTGGGCGCCTGGACCCTGCTGGGCTCCTTGTTTTTGTATAATCAGAGAAAGAGCAAGCCTCCAGGTACGGCTCTCGGGCGGGACCTCTGGGGGACGCGCGGCCTTGCGTGGGGCGTGTCCGGGGGGTCGCAGAAGTGGCTTCGCTGTGCCGCGCGAAGAGACCGGGAGCGGTGCTTAGAGCCGCGCGTTATCGTGGAATCTGCCAGCAACGACCTTTTAGAGCCTCTTCCCCGAACCTTGCTGGTTTATTGAGCGAGGCCGCCCGTATCCTCAGAATTTGAAGAATCCGTGAGATTCCAGGTGGAATTTCAAAGACCCTGGATGGTGGTTTAAAGAGGCGATGCTTCTGTAACTTCAGCCCTGCTTTGGTCGCATGGTCGCCTTTGCCGACCAAACGATTTCGCTGACTTACACCAGCGAAGGAGTACTGAAATCTTACCAGTTgctgggaggaaaaggaaatcCCGCAGCTTtcaaaaatgttctggaaatctGTGGCTTCGTCTAGAGTAGGGACTGCCTGGGGCTGAAGGGGAGGAGCTGGTGGGGGAGCGACTGCTACAAAATAAGGGGTTTCCTTTTGTGGATGAAAATATTCTACACTTTATTTTGGTGCTGGTCGCACAGATCTCAAGATACTAAAAactgaatttacattttaaatgagttaattgtATAATAAGTATTATCTCAGTAAAGCTTTTTATGTAAAAACTGTGCTGAAGATTACATTTGGTGCTGAAGATCACCAATGGCCTGAAAGTGCACATGTCAGTATtaagcattttaaaacatttatctcTGTagtggtcatttaaaaaaattatttacattttcttttttacagaaagaaaacaatgtcAGGAacctgatgggggtgggggtaatTCTTaccttagtttattttatttcaaagactTTACTAATAATTCTAATGACTGCTGCCTAAATTAAAAGTTAgtgatcaactatacttcaattaaaaaataaagtaagataaaatgaaAGTTAGTGATGcagctgttacttttttttttttttaaggtggtgAAGTAGAACAAAAGAATGTCTCAACAAATGAACTGTCTGAACCCCCGAAAGGGTTTTATGTGGAAACGGTTGTCACATATAGAGACAATTTTGTTCCAATTACTGCCAGGATCGTCAACTATTTGAAATCATGGACTGGTGGCCCTGGACCAAAATCATGATGGACGGCTGAATTCTGAAAACAGGACTTTGGTTCAGCATATAAATTTGAGAGATACTGTGATTTCCACTTTCTCTTTGTGAAAAGTGTATACATTTAATTTTGCTGTAAAATAGAATCACTAAtaatatgcaataaatatttccttgaaGAAAAGTAAATTTGCATATTCAGGAGGTGTCCTTCTATACTCACAAGAGTAAAAGATTGAAGTGAAATGTCGTATTGAGCTTCCATAAGCTTGGTTTTCTGAAATTAGTTCATGTAACTTTATATTCCTTTCATGTTGCTGTCAGACGTAGCTTTTGTGGTCCCTTTAAGCAAATCTCCGTGTTCAGTTTGGGACTTAGAGCAGCCCTTTGGGCGCTAGTGGGT
This portion of the Pseudorca crassidens isolate mPseCra1 chromosome 15, mPseCra1.hap1, whole genome shotgun sequence genome encodes:
- the SMIM26 gene encoding small integral membrane protein 26; translation: MRPEKALSWYRRMSMLYGLGAWTLLGSLFLYNQRKSKPPGGEVEQKNVSTNELSEPPKGFYVETVVTYRDNFVPITARIVNYLKSWTGGPGPKS